Proteins from a single region of Candidatus Bathyarchaeota archaeon A05DMB-5:
- the dinB gene encoding DNA polymerase IV codes for MAEKKRVIFHVDMDQFFAAVEERTHPEYKGKPVIVGADPKEGRGRGVVSTCNYEARKFGVRSGMPISKAWKLCPNAVYLPVNYELYMKVSEDIMNILRKYADKFECWGIDEAFLDVTAKVKDYAEAEALARQIKNEIYGKEQLTCSIGVGPNKLVAKIASDFQKPDGLTVVKEEDAEKFLAPLPVRKLLWVGRKTEQKLKAMGIKTIGDLARFDPTVLTEKFGVVGTQMYLMARGIDRSEVEERGEVKSISRETTFEEDTSDFGLILDTADRLSEEVLKDVLRQNLYFKTVTVKVRYENFETHTHSKTLPFFTNRLQDLSHIARELLEAYFRPNRKIRLIGVRVSSFVSGEKQKTLA; via the coding sequence ATGGCAGAGAAAAAACGTGTAATCTTCCATGTGGATATGGACCAGTTTTTCGCTGCTGTTGAGGAGAGAACACATCCAGAGTATAAGGGTAAGCCGGTGATTGTAGGTGCTGATCCAAAGGAAGGAAGAGGCAGAGGAGTTGTAAGCACATGTAATTATGAGGCTAGAAAGTTTGGTGTGAGATCAGGCATGCCAATTTCTAAGGCTTGGAAATTGTGTCCTAACGCGGTATATCTGCCTGTAAATTATGAGCTTTACATGAAAGTTTCTGAAGATATCATGAATATTTTGCGTAAATATGCAGACAAGTTTGAGTGTTGGGGGATAGATGAGGCTTTTCTTGATGTAACCGCAAAAGTGAAAGATTATGCTGAAGCAGAAGCCTTAGCACGTCAAATTAAGAATGAAATTTACGGAAAAGAGCAGTTGACTTGTTCAATTGGGGTTGGTCCAAACAAGCTTGTCGCAAAAATAGCCAGTGACTTCCAAAAACCAGATGGATTAACAGTTGTAAAGGAAGAGGATGCTGAAAAATTTTTGGCTCCTTTACCTGTTCGCAAGCTTCTGTGGGTTGGACGAAAAACTGAACAGAAACTGAAGGCTATGGGAATCAAAACCATAGGCGATTTAGCACGTTTTGACCCTACTGTTTTGACTGAGAAATTTGGGGTTGTAGGTACACAAATGTATTTGATGGCGCGTGGAATTGACAGAAGCGAAGTTGAAGAAAGAGGCGAAGTCAAGTCTATCAGTCGTGAAACCACTTTTGAAGAGGACACGTCTGATTTCGGGTTGATTTTAGACACTGCAGATAGACTTTCAGAAGAAGTGCTTAAGGACGTTTTAAGGCAAAATCTTTACTTCAAAACGGTCACGGTGAAAGTGCGTTACGAAAATTTTGAGACGCACACGCATAGCAAAACCTTGCCTTTCTTCACTAATCGACTACAAGATTTGAGTCACATAGCCAGAGAACTGCTAGAAGCGTATTTTAGACCTAATAGGAAAATACGACTTATAGGTGTGAGAGTTTCCAGTTTTGTATCAGGAGAAAAACAAAAAACACTGGCTTAA
- a CDS encoding DUF5615 family PIN-like protein: MKLLLDEMYAGLKEYFETLGWEVVTAQEVGLQGAKDKDVVEYAKKNDLLLITQDQKPAELAELTGVKYVLISNAMIAKIADAKIREKYPNIKRK, from the coding sequence TTGAAGCTTTTGCTTGATGAGATGTATGCGGGTTTAAAAGAATACTTTGAGACTTTGGGATGGGAAGTGGTGACAGCTCAAGAAGTGGGATTACAAGGAGCAAAAGACAAAGATGTTGTAGAGTACGCAAAGAAAAACGATTTACTGTTAATTACGCAAGACCAGAAACCAGCAGAGCTTGCAGAACTCACCGGAGTAAAGTATGTGTTGATTTCAAACGCGATGATTGCAAAAATAGCAGATGCAAAAATAAGAGAAAAATACCCAAATATAAAACGGAAATGA